A window of Nocardiopsis sp. Huas11 genomic DNA:
GACCGGCTGCGCGAGGCCTTCGACCTGCTGTGCGCCTACGTGCGCGAGCAGGGCTATGACCTGCGCTTCGCCATCGAGCCCAAGCCCAACGAGCCGCGCGGCGACGTCCTGCTGCCGACCGTGGGACACGCCCTGGCCTTCATCAACGAGCTGGAGCACCCCGAGATGGTCGGGGTCAACCCGGAGGTCGGCCACGAGCAGATGGCCGGGCTCAACTTCGCGCACGGGGTCGCCCAGGCGCTGTGGGCGGGCAAGCTCTTCCACATCGACCTCAACGGGCAGCGCGGCGTCAAGTACGACCAGGACCTGCGCTTCGGCGCGGGCGACGTGAAGGAGGCGTTCTTCCTGGTCGACCTGCTGGAGACCGCGGGCTACGACGGTCCCCGCCACTTCGACTTCAAGCCGCCGCGGACCGAGGACATGAGCGGCGTGTGGGAGTCGGCGCGCGCGTGCATGCGCAACTACCTCATCCTGCGGGAGAAGGCCCGCGCCTTCCGCGCCGACCCCGAGGTGGCCGCGGCCCTGGAGGCCGCCCGCGTGCCGGAGCTGTCCCGGCCCACGCTCGCCGAGGGCGAGAGCGTCGCGGACCTGCTCACCGAGGAGATCGACCTGGTGGAGGTCGGCGAGCGCGGCTACCACTTCGAGAAGCTGGACCAGCTCGCCCTGGAGCACCTCTTCGGCGTCCGGTAGCCGATGCGCGGGCGGCCCCGCCCGGGGCCGCCCGACCGCGTCCGACGAGGACGGTCAAGGTTGGGGAAACCGACGTCTGGCCGGTCCGGGCCCTGGGTAGAGGCGGTGTGCTCAGCCCTTGTGAGATCCGGAGGAGACCATGGCCAAGGACGCGATCACCCTGATCACCCGCGACCACCGCGAGATGGAGAAACTGTTCGACCGGCTGGAGAACGAGCGGGACCAGCGGCCGGCGCTGCTCGACGAGGTCGAGGCCATGTTCATCGCGCACAGCCGGGCCGAGGAGGACGAGGTCTACCCCGTCGTCGTCCGCACGACCGGCGAGGTGCCCCAGGTCCGGCACAGCGCGGAGGAGCACCAGGAGGCCGAGAAGCTCCTGGGCCGGCTGCGTGAGTGCGAGCCGGACAGCGACACCTTCGACGAGCGCCTGCGGGAGTTCGTCGACGCGGTCAAGCACCACGTCGAGGAGGAGGAGAGCGAGATCCTCCCGGCGCTCAAGCGGGCGGTCGGCGCCAAGCGCGTCACCGAGCTGGGAGACGCCTTCAGCCGACGGCGCGCGGAGGAGCTGGAGAAGTTCGATCCCGCGTCGTCGAGCATCCCCAAGCAGCGCCTCTACGAGCAGGCCCGGCACCTCAACGTGCCGAACCGTTCGAAGATGACCAAGGAGGAGCTCGCCGAGGCCGTCCAGGAGGCCAAGCAGCACTGACCCGGGCACGCCCGCCGGCACGCGCGGCCCCGCACCGTCACCACCCGGTCCGGGGCCGCGTTGGCCGGCGTCGGCCGCGGAGCCGGTGGGACGCACGTCGACGTCCCATTCCGTGCGGACACTGGATTCGGGGGACTGCTCGGTCATACTGTGCACGTTGTCGCCCCCTGCTCCGAGGAGAGCCGCGTGCCCGCATCCCGTCCAGTCAGACATGAGTTCGGCCAGATCGGCGTCGCGGCCCAGGCCACGCTCGCCCACATGTTCGGGTTCGGGATCGATCACCTCCGAGTCGTCGTGTCCGACGGCAGAGCGGCCGGTGCGGCGATGGAGACGCCGAAGGAGTTGCACGGGCCTTACCAGTACATGGCGACCATGATCGCGTCCGACT
This region includes:
- the xylA gene encoding xylose isomerase, which produces MNDFRPVPEDKFTFGLWTVGWRGVNTFGDPVRPPLDGADAVRRLAELGAHGVTFHDDDLIPPGSSDSDREAILKRFRGALEETGLAVPMVTTNLFTHPVFRDGGFTSNSRDVRRYALRKVIRNIDLAVSMGATTYVCWGGQDGAETEAGKNDAAALDRLREAFDLLCAYVREQGYDLRFAIEPKPNEPRGDVLLPTVGHALAFINELEHPEMVGVNPEVGHEQMAGLNFAHGVAQALWAGKLFHIDLNGQRGVKYDQDLRFGAGDVKEAFFLVDLLETAGYDGPRHFDFKPPRTEDMSGVWESARACMRNYLILREKARAFRADPEVAAALEAARVPELSRPTLAEGESVADLLTEEIDLVEVGERGYHFEKLDQLALEHLFGVR
- a CDS encoding hemerythrin domain-containing protein — its product is MAKDAITLITRDHREMEKLFDRLENERDQRPALLDEVEAMFIAHSRAEEDEVYPVVVRTTGEVPQVRHSAEEHQEAEKLLGRLRECEPDSDTFDERLREFVDAVKHHVEEEESEILPALKRAVGAKRVTELGDAFSRRRAEELEKFDPASSSIPKQRLYEQARHLNVPNRSKMTKEELAEAVQEAKQH